One part of the Paenibacillus antri genome encodes these proteins:
- a CDS encoding ABC transporter ATP-binding protein, translating to MIKCENLVKIYKTSDLEVVALQGLDLTIEQGELTAIIGNSGSGKSTLLNMLGGLDRPSAGRLWVDGKDMLKFSERELTRYKKETVGFVWQNKARNLIPYLTARENVEIPILLKGRRKRLRAMELLEAVGMSHRRDNRLDQLSGGEQQRVAIAIALANHPKLLLADEPTGSVDTKTAALIMELFNRLNQELGLTIVIVTHDQQLAKQVSRVVAIRDGRTSSELVRRASYAERLAEMEQEAATTSAVEDSHEEYVVMDGAGRIQVPANYLEALGLAGSNRIKLQLEGDRIVMTSPAGKPEA from the coding sequence GTGATCAAATGCGAGAACTTGGTCAAAATCTATAAGACGTCCGACCTGGAGGTCGTCGCGCTGCAAGGGCTGGATCTCACGATCGAGCAAGGGGAGCTGACGGCGATCATCGGCAATTCGGGCAGCGGGAAGTCGACGCTCCTCAATATGCTGGGCGGGCTCGATCGTCCGTCCGCGGGCCGGCTCTGGGTGGACGGGAAGGACATGCTGAAGTTCAGCGAACGGGAGCTGACGCGATATAAGAAGGAGACCGTCGGATTCGTGTGGCAGAACAAAGCGCGGAATCTGATTCCGTACTTAACGGCGAGGGAAAACGTGGAAATCCCGATCCTGCTGAAAGGCCGGCGAAAGCGGCTTCGCGCCATGGAGCTGCTCGAGGCCGTCGGCATGTCCCATCGCCGGGACAATCGCCTCGACCAGTTGTCCGGCGGGGAGCAGCAGCGCGTCGCGATCGCGATCGCGCTCGCCAACCACCCGAAGCTGCTGCTCGCGGACGAGCCGACCGGTTCGGTCGATACGAAAACCGCGGCGCTGATCATGGAGCTGTTCAACCGATTGAATCAAGAATTGGGGCTGACGATCGTGATCGTCACGCACGACCAGCAGCTGGCGAAGCAGGTGAGCCGCGTCGTCGCGATTCGGGACGGGCGAACGTCGAGCGAGCTCGTTCGTCGCGCTTCGTACGCCGAACGGCTGGCCGAGATGGAGCAGGAAGCAGCGACGACGTCCGCGGTCGAAGACTCGCACGAGGAATACGTCGTCATGGACGGCGCGGGCCGCATCCAAGTGCCGGCCAATTATCTCGAGGCGCTCGGCCTTGCGGGAAGCAACCGGATCAAGCTGCAGCTCGAGGGCGACCGAATCGTGATGACGTCTCCGGCCGGCAAGCCGGAAGCATAA
- a CDS encoding LacI family DNA-binding transcriptional regulator, protein MPKKLTVKDVAREAGVSTATVSRVLNRTGYVSESVRDQVLGVVDRLKYQPNSIARSLKQEKSYTIGIVIPDMTNPYFMTIARHIQRRCMSAGYHLLFMDSEEDAGKESDALDLLMEKRVEAIVLAGTDRNREKLESIRANGTALVLIDRRIDGVDADIVCEDNANVTFRAVSELLDRGHTRIGVIAGPEGIVTARERYEGIAAALRERHAKLDPALVYEGDYTRESGRGAVRSLLAASPPPTAVVSCNNEMTYGFYLGLQEAGIDTASVEVVSFGDLEFSPLFRQRLTVIKQDPVWIGTTAGETVLARISEPSLEKVTKIRIPSVEAKS, encoded by the coding sequence ATGCCGAAGAAGCTGACGGTGAAGGATGTCGCTCGCGAAGCCGGAGTCTCGACCGCTACGGTATCCAGAGTGCTGAACCGCACCGGATACGTCAGCGAGTCGGTGCGGGACCAAGTGCTCGGCGTCGTGGACCGGCTGAAGTACCAGCCGAACTCGATCGCGAGAAGCTTGAAACAAGAGAAGAGCTACACGATCGGCATCGTCATTCCCGACATGACGAACCCGTACTTCATGACGATCGCAAGACATATCCAGAGGCGATGCATGAGCGCCGGATACCATCTGCTGTTCATGGATTCCGAGGAGGATGCCGGGAAGGAGAGCGACGCGCTCGACCTGTTGATGGAGAAGCGGGTGGAAGCGATCGTGCTCGCGGGCACCGACCGCAATCGAGAGAAGCTCGAGTCGATACGCGCGAACGGCACGGCGCTCGTATTGATCGACCGGCGCATCGACGGCGTCGACGCGGACATCGTCTGCGAGGATAACGCGAACGTCACGTTCCGAGCGGTATCCGAGCTGCTCGACCGAGGACATACTCGGATCGGCGTCATCGCGGGTCCCGAGGGGATCGTCACGGCGAGGGAGCGCTACGAGGGCATTGCGGCGGCGCTGCGGGAAAGACATGCGAAGCTGGACCCCGCATTGGTGTACGAGGGCGACTATACGAGAGAATCCGGCCGCGGTGCCGTCCGCTCCTTATTGGCGGCGTCGCCTCCGCCGACCGCCGTCGTTTCGTGCAACAACGAGATGACGTACGGATTTTACCTCGGCTTGCAGGAGGCCGGCATCGACACGGCTTCCGTCGAAGTCGTCTCGTTCGGCGATCTGGAGTTTTCTCCGCTGTTTCGGCAGCGCCTCACGGTCATCAAGCAAGACCCCGTATGGATCGGGACCACCGCAGGCGAAACGGTGCTGGCCCGAATATCGGAGCCGAGCCTCGAGAAGGTTACAAAAATAAGAATACCTTCGGTAGAGGCGAAGTCGTAA
- a CDS encoding L-fucose isomerase: protein MTNEPIIRNRLQGEMPKIGIRPIIDGRLGGIRESLEEPTMKMAEACARFLSEHLRHSNGLPVECVVADTTIGGVAEAARTAEKFRKEGVGVTISVTPSWCYPLETIDTDPHMPKAIWGFNGTERPGAVYLASALAAHNQKGIPSFSIYGRDVQDIGDETIPEDVQEKLLRFAKAGLAVATMRGKSYLSLGGVSMGIAGCIVDESFYQDYLGMRNEYVDMTEFVRRMERGIYDRDEYAKALAWTKEHCRLGEDVNPPELTRTAEQKEQDWETVVKMALIARDLMIGNPKLAEMGFGEEAQGHNAIAAGFQGQRAWTDHFPTGDFLEAILSSSFDWNGIREPFIMSTENDNLNAVTMLFGHLLTDRAQIFADVRTYWSPEAVKRVTGHTLEGTAAGGVIHLINSGPAALDGTGEQKYADGRPTMKPFWDVTDGDVESCLAATKWCPAVDFFRGGGYSTDFTTRGGMPMTMARLNLIKGVGPVLQIAEGHSVELPQDVHDALDRRSNPTWPTTWFVPNLTSDPAFKDVYAVMNNWGSNHCAVSYGHVGADLITLASMLRIPVCMHNVPIERLFRPSAWTAFGANEPTGADYRACAAYGPLYK, encoded by the coding sequence ATGACGAACGAACCAATCATTCGCAACCGCTTGCAAGGGGAGATGCCGAAGATCGGCATTCGCCCGATCATCGACGGTCGCCTCGGCGGCATCCGGGAATCGCTCGAGGAGCCGACGATGAAGATGGCTGAGGCGTGCGCGAGATTTCTGTCCGAGCATCTGCGTCACTCGAACGGTCTGCCGGTAGAGTGCGTCGTTGCGGACACGACGATCGGCGGCGTCGCGGAAGCGGCGCGTACGGCTGAGAAATTCCGCAAGGAAGGGGTCGGCGTCACGATCTCGGTGACCCCTTCCTGGTGTTATCCGCTCGAGACGATCGACACCGACCCGCACATGCCGAAGGCGATCTGGGGCTTCAACGGCACCGAGCGGCCGGGGGCGGTCTACCTCGCGTCCGCGCTCGCCGCGCATAACCAGAAGGGGATTCCGTCGTTCAGCATCTACGGCCGCGACGTGCAGGATATCGGCGACGAGACGATTCCCGAGGACGTGCAGGAGAAGCTGCTCCGGTTCGCGAAGGCGGGTCTCGCCGTCGCGACGATGCGCGGCAAGTCGTATTTGTCGCTCGGCGGCGTCTCGATGGGCATCGCCGGCTGCATCGTTGACGAGAGCTTCTATCAGGACTACCTCGGCATGCGCAACGAATACGTCGACATGACGGAGTTCGTCCGGCGGATGGAGCGCGGCATCTACGACCGCGACGAGTACGCCAAGGCGCTCGCTTGGACGAAGGAGCATTGCCGCCTCGGCGAAGACGTCAATCCGCCGGAGCTGACGCGGACCGCCGAGCAGAAAGAGCAGGATTGGGAGACCGTCGTGAAGATGGCGCTCATCGCGCGCGATCTGATGATCGGCAACCCGAAGCTGGCGGAGATGGGCTTCGGCGAAGAGGCGCAAGGGCATAACGCGATCGCCGCAGGCTTCCAAGGACAGCGGGCTTGGACGGATCACTTCCCGACGGGCGACTTCTTAGAGGCGATCCTCTCGAGCTCCTTCGATTGGAACGGGATTCGCGAGCCGTTCATCATGTCGACGGAGAACGATAACCTGAACGCGGTGACGATGCTGTTCGGCCATCTTTTGACGGACCGTGCGCAAATCTTCGCGGACGTGCGCACGTATTGGAGTCCGGAAGCGGTGAAGCGCGTTACCGGCCATACGCTCGAAGGTACGGCGGCCGGCGGCGTCATTCACCTGATCAACTCCGGACCCGCGGCGCTGGACGGCACGGGCGAGCAGAAGTACGCGGACGGACGCCCGACGATGAAGCCGTTCTGGGACGTTACCGACGGGGACGTCGAAAGCTGCCTCGCCGCGACGAAGTGGTGCCCCGCGGTCGACTTCTTCCGCGGCGGCGGATATTCCACCGACTTCACGACGCGCGGCGGCATGCCGATGACGATGGCGCGGCTGAACCTGATCAAAGGCGTCGGTCCGGTGCTGCAAATCGCCGAGGGGCATTCCGTCGAGCTTCCGCAGGACGTACATGACGCGCTCGATCGGCGATCGAACCCGACGTGGCCGACGACGTGGTTCGTGCCGAACCTGACGAGCGATCCGGCGTTCAAGGACGTCTACGCCGTCATGAACAACTGGGGCTCCAACCATTGCGCGGTCAGCTACGGCCATGTCGGCGCCGACTTGATCACGCTCGCGTCGATGCTGCGCATTCCGGTATGCATGCACAACGTGCCGATCGAGCGCCTGTTCCGCCCGAGCGCTTGGACCGCGTTCGGAGCGAACGAGCCGACGGGCGCCGATTATCGCGCCTGCGCGGCGTACGGTCCCTTGTATAAATAA
- a CDS encoding DinB family protein: MKSILFDQLDNVRIQTLQAMEGATEELVDRIPFGFRNNIRWQLGHIYTATEILAFKQSNLPMILPEGFIERFIPGTSPLDDKAKSAPLPTLQQLESLLKEQPKRIREALGNRLNESVPTFTTSTGFGLQTPEQSLRYHMYHEGLHFGIVSVYKRLLSQ; the protein is encoded by the coding sequence ATGAAATCAATTCTTTTCGATCAATTGGACAACGTCAGAATTCAAACACTGCAAGCGATGGAGGGCGCCACGGAGGAGCTCGTAGATCGCATTCCATTTGGTTTCCGCAATAATATTCGTTGGCAACTCGGGCACATCTATACCGCTACGGAAATCTTGGCATTTAAGCAATCGAATCTTCCGATGATTCTGCCGGAGGGTTTTATTGAACGGTTTATTCCCGGAACGTCGCCGCTGGACGATAAAGCGAAATCGGCCCCTCTGCCGACGTTACAGCAGTTGGAGAGCTTGTTGAAGGAGCAACCGAAGAGAATTCGCGAGGCGCTGGGTAACCGCCTGAACGAAAGCGTGCCGACCTTCACAACGTCAACGGGATTCGGTTTGCAAACTCCTGAACAGTCGCTCCGTTATCATATGTATCATGAAGGATTGCATTTCGGGATCGTCTCGGTTTACAAAAGATTGTTATCCCAGTAA
- a CDS encoding response regulator transcription factor: protein MKVLVADDDPNVCEIIRIYFEQQNIELLEAYDGAAALELVEKETPDLVILDVMMPKMDGYEACREILKRRDVPIIMLTAKGDEFDRVLGLELGADDYMTKPFSPRELVARMKAIFRRVQPRQAANGEEAGKSAAYEFEGLSVHPDRREVLSGGERVSLRPKEFDLLAHLAKSPGTVFTREQLLELVWGYDFIGDIRTVDVHVKNVRKKLNQPDREYIHTVWGVGYKFEAPR from the coding sequence ATGAAAGTGTTGGTAGCCGACGACGATCCGAACGTATGCGAAATTATCCGCATCTATTTCGAGCAACAAAACATCGAGCTGCTGGAAGCATACGACGGCGCGGCGGCGCTCGAGCTCGTCGAGAAGGAAACGCCGGACCTCGTCATTCTCGACGTCATGATGCCGAAGATGGACGGCTACGAGGCTTGCCGAGAAATCTTGAAGCGGCGGGACGTGCCGATCATTATGCTCACCGCCAAAGGGGACGAGTTCGACCGCGTGCTCGGTCTCGAGTTAGGCGCGGACGATTATATGACGAAGCCGTTCAGCCCGCGGGAGCTCGTCGCCCGCATGAAGGCGATCTTCCGCCGCGTGCAGCCGCGGCAAGCGGCGAACGGGGAAGAGGCGGGGAAATCGGCCGCATACGAATTCGAAGGGCTGTCCGTCCATCCGGACCGCCGGGAAGTGCTGTCGGGCGGAGAGCGCGTGTCGCTGCGGCCGAAGGAGTTCGATCTGTTGGCGCATCTGGCGAAGTCGCCCGGCACCGTGTTTACGAGAGAACAGCTGTTAGAGCTCGTCTGGGGATACGATTTTATCGGCGACATCCGTACCGTCGACGTGCACGTCAAGAACGTACGCAAGAAGTTGAATCAGCCCGACCGAGAGTATATTCATACCGTGTGGGGCGTCGGCTATAAATTCGAGGCGCCGCGATGA
- a CDS encoding sensor histidine kinase, translated as MNKTIFRRLLLGNLAIVLLGLGAVGIAISMMVKGYLYDVTQQELLRKAKKVNLSIQEFQTADENMLALLTFLDQTFDTRIWIFNDRGEIIATSTQDEVSVGKSVSGTIAERVMQGNAVSDELHFEGLTEPMLSVAVPWGKEDALYGGIVLHAPVNGVTHAIVQVRETILWVTLFGMLISIAIVLYLSRSISRPLQHIARTAAEIGMGQYDRRLEADGADEIDDLASSINSLAAKLERMDEERRKSDRMRDDFLANLSHELRTPLTAMQGFLEALQDGLIPEEGREKYYDVMYQETHHMTRLVDDLLDLMKLEREEVAIDRHPLDVAPLLRKVAFKFEPDARERELDLRVEADDALPKAYADGDRLEQIVANLVRNAVKFTDRGYILLKAYAEEDKVVLEVTDTGVGISEADQARIWERFFKADRGRSRKNKGAGLGLAIVKELVERHEGTIEVDSRLEQGSTFRVRIPAYRDPSEVVVAKIGESSVHRTNIFLHKKFPNRKSNDHTFPVQ; from the coding sequence ATGAATAAGACGATCTTCCGCCGTCTGCTCCTCGGCAATCTGGCGATCGTGCTGCTCGGCCTCGGCGCGGTCGGCATCGCCATCTCTATGATGGTGAAGGGATACTTATACGACGTAACGCAGCAGGAGCTGCTTCGCAAGGCGAAGAAGGTCAATCTATCGATTCAAGAATTTCAAACCGCTGACGAAAATATGTTGGCGCTGCTGACGTTCCTCGACCAGACGTTCGATACCCGCATCTGGATCTTCAACGACCGCGGCGAAATTATCGCCACGTCGACGCAGGACGAAGTGTCCGTAGGGAAGTCCGTGTCGGGAACGATCGCGGAACGCGTCATGCAAGGGAACGCGGTGAGCGACGAGCTCCACTTCGAAGGATTGACGGAACCGATGCTCTCGGTCGCCGTTCCGTGGGGGAAGGAAGACGCGTTATACGGCGGCATCGTGCTCCATGCGCCCGTCAACGGCGTCACGCATGCGATCGTGCAGGTGAGAGAGACGATCCTCTGGGTCACCTTGTTCGGCATGTTAATTTCGATCGCGATCGTGTTGTATTTGTCTCGGTCGATCTCGAGGCCGCTGCAGCATATCGCGAGGACCGCGGCGGAAATCGGCATGGGACAGTACGACCGGAGGCTCGAGGCGGACGGCGCGGACGAAATCGACGACCTGGCGTCCTCGATCAATTCGCTGGCCGCGAAGTTGGAACGCATGGACGAGGAGCGTCGCAAGTCGGATCGAATGCGCGACGACTTCCTCGCGAATTTGTCGCATGAGCTGCGCACGCCGTTGACCGCGATGCAAGGCTTCTTGGAAGCGCTGCAAGACGGACTCATTCCGGAAGAAGGCCGAGAGAAATATTACGACGTGATGTACCAAGAGACGCACCATATGACGCGGCTCGTCGACGACCTGCTCGATCTGATGAAGCTGGAACGGGAAGAAGTGGCTATCGATCGGCATCCGCTCGACGTCGCGCCGCTGCTGCGGAAGGTGGCGTTCAAGTTCGAGCCCGACGCGAGGGAGCGCGAGCTGGATCTGCGGGTAGAGGCGGACGACGCGCTGCCGAAGGCGTACGCGGACGGCGACCGCTTGGAGCAGATCGTGGCGAATCTCGTTCGCAACGCGGTCAAGTTTACGGATCGCGGCTACATCCTGCTGAAGGCGTACGCGGAGGAGGACAAGGTCGTCCTCGAGGTGACCGATACGGGCGTCGGCATCTCCGAAGCGGATCAAGCCCGGATCTGGGAACGATTCTTTAAAGCGGATCGCGGGCGTTCCCGGAAAAATAAAGGGGCGGGTCTCGGCCTCGCCATCGTGAAGGAGCTCGTAGAGCGGCACGAAGGAACGATCGAGGTGGACAGTCGATTGGAGCAAGGCTCGACGTTCCGGGTCAGAATTCCCGCGTACCGGGATCCTTCGGAAGTCGTCGTCGCGAAGATCGGCGAATCCTCCGTTCATCGAACGAACATATTTCTTCATAAAAAGTTCCCGAACCGAAAATCGAACGATCATACGTTTCCGGTACAGTAA
- a CDS encoding C40 family peptidase, with translation MRILLESQHLAPPRAGQAWGILVMEVIRMRKTMIFLASVVGSAILATSASAATSYETEVQYGVNMRTQPSLSGKVIRMLNRGEDIHVLGEASGNWLKIQTKSGTTGYISDNEKYTDYDRYSTEVSSGVNMRTQPSTSSKIIRMLNRGEDIRVLAESGDYWLKVQTKGGTVGYISSNEKYTDYEGGAGTGSSTSSASQSAIVKTAKSYKGDFDYKWGAEPWNTNNKYADCSSYMQLIFRKHDIELPRTSRQQAKEGTYVKKSNLKPGDLVFFDTNDNGSINHVGLYIGGGDFIHASPIFDGVGISDINSNYWSDHYVTARNVL, from the coding sequence ATGCGCATTCTGCTCGAATCCCAACATTTGGCCCCTCCCCGAGCCGGACAAGCGTGGGGTATTCTGGTTATGGAGGTGATCAGGATGCGAAAAACCATGATATTCCTCGCATCGGTAGTAGGATCCGCAATATTGGCAACATCCGCTTCGGCGGCAACGAGTTACGAGACGGAAGTTCAGTACGGCGTGAACATGAGGACCCAGCCTAGTTTGTCTGGCAAGGTGATTCGCATGCTGAATCGCGGCGAAGACATCCATGTTCTCGGGGAAGCGTCCGGCAATTGGTTAAAGATCCAAACGAAGAGCGGCACGACCGGATACATATCGGACAACGAAAAATATACGGACTATGACCGTTACAGCACGGAAGTGTCGTCCGGGGTCAACATGCGAACCCAACCGAGCACGTCGAGCAAAATCATCCGCATGCTGAATCGCGGCGAAGACATCCGCGTTCTTGCCGAATCGGGAGACTATTGGCTGAAGGTGCAGACGAAGGGCGGCACGGTCGGATACATATCCTCTAACGAAAAGTATACGGATTACGAAGGCGGCGCCGGCACGGGCAGTTCTACGTCGTCCGCGAGCCAGAGCGCGATCGTGAAGACCGCGAAGTCCTACAAAGGCGACTTCGATTACAAATGGGGTGCGGAGCCCTGGAATACGAACAACAAATACGCCGATTGTTCTTCTTACATGCAGCTGATCTTCCGCAAGCACGACATCGAGCTGCCGCGGACGAGCCGCCAGCAAGCGAAGGAAGGTACATACGTCAAGAAATCGAATTTGAAGCCGGGCGATCTCGTCTTCTTCGACACGAACGACAACGGCAGCATTAACCACGTCGGCCTGTACATCGGCGGCGGCGACTTCATCCATGCGTCTCCGATCTTCGACGGGGTCGGCATATCGGACATCAACTCGAACTATTGGTCCGATCATTACGTAACGGCGCGGAACGTATTGTAA
- a CDS encoding Dabb family protein, protein MYEHIVVFKFRTELPAAQEESLLTQLRSFQGRIPGIVSMSAGRNVTHETENIHGFTIGLRITFEDHAALMAYGPHPAHQAFVASLDGLVDQVVVVDYEIGKETSRA, encoded by the coding sequence ATGTACGAGCATATCGTCGTATTCAAATTTCGGACCGAGCTGCCCGCGGCGCAGGAGGAGAGCCTGCTGACGCAGCTGCGGTCGTTCCAGGGACGCATTCCCGGCATCGTCTCGATGAGCGCGGGACGGAACGTTACGCACGAAACCGAGAACATCCATGGGTTTACGATCGGGCTGCGCATCACGTTCGAGGATCATGCCGCCTTGATGGCTTACGGACCGCATCCGGCGCATCAAGCGTTCGTCGCCTCGTTGGACGGCCTCGTCGATCAAGTCGTCGTCGTGGACTACGAGATCGGGAAAGAGACGAGCCGCGCATGA
- a CDS encoding 4a-hydroxytetrahydrobiopterin dehydratase produces the protein MKLTPEEIESRLAPLAGWRREDEKWIVKKYRFSSYLDGIAFVARVAAEAERLDHHPFIAIEYKLITLRLTSWHAGGLTALDFEAAEAFDRAAWAPPGA, from the coding sequence ATGAAGCTGACGCCGGAGGAGATCGAATCGCGGCTGGCGCCTCTGGCCGGGTGGCGTCGGGAGGATGAGAAGTGGATCGTCAAGAAATACCGCTTCTCGTCGTATCTTGACGGGATCGCCTTCGTCGCCCGGGTCGCCGCGGAAGCGGAAAGGCTCGATCATCATCCGTTCATCGCGATCGAATACAAGCTGATTACGCTCCGGTTGACGTCTTGGCATGCCGGCGGACTGACCGCGCTCGACTTCGAGGCGGCCGAAGCTTTCGATCGAGCGGCTTGGGCGCCCCCGGGGGCGTAA
- a CDS encoding KamA family radical SAM protein — protein MAQPKYITDIDKLEAIPEEERSRLKRITEKFVFRVNDYYLKLIDWNDPEDPIRKLVIPNEGELLEYGRWDASDEDTNYVVPGCQHKYRSTALLIVSEVCGAYCRYCFRKRLFRADVKEAMSDVEPGLAYIAAHPEINNVLLTGGDSLILATPKLKSILERLRAIPHVKIIRLGSKLPVFNPMRIYEDPELLETIRAHSTPERRIYVMAHINHPREITPEAKLGFEALHQAGAIVVNQTPVLRGINDDPAVLGELLDKLSWAGVTPYYFFVNRPVAGNSDFVLPLERVYRIVEEAKARTSGLGKRVRLSMSHTSGKIEILAIEGGKAYLKYHQSRDGAYGKFLTLDCPSDAAWFDDLPGNERYWKRPAKRTDAVVSVNELPDVPRRAAKIAK, from the coding sequence ATGGCTCAGCCGAAATACATCACCGACATCGACAAGCTCGAAGCGATCCCGGAAGAAGAAAGAAGTCGATTGAAGCGGATCACGGAGAAGTTCGTGTTTCGCGTGAACGACTATTACTTAAAGCTGATCGACTGGAACGATCCCGAGGACCCGATTCGAAAGCTCGTCATTCCGAACGAGGGAGAGCTGCTCGAATACGGGCGTTGGGACGCTTCCGACGAGGATACGAATTACGTGGTACCCGGCTGCCAGCATAAGTACCGGTCCACGGCGCTCTTGATCGTATCCGAGGTGTGCGGCGCGTATTGCCGGTACTGCTTCCGCAAACGGCTGTTTCGTGCGGACGTGAAGGAAGCGATGTCCGACGTCGAGCCGGGACTCGCGTATATCGCGGCTCATCCCGAAATCAACAACGTACTGCTGACCGGCGGCGACAGTCTCATTCTTGCGACACCGAAGCTGAAATCGATCTTGGAGCGGCTTCGCGCCATTCCGCACGTCAAGATCATTCGCCTCGGCTCGAAGCTGCCCGTCTTCAATCCGATGCGCATCTACGAGGATCCGGAGCTGCTCGAGACGATACGCGCCCACTCCACGCCCGAACGCCGCATCTACGTCATGGCGCATATCAATCACCCTCGCGAGATTACGCCCGAGGCGAAGCTCGGGTTCGAAGCGCTGCATCAAGCGGGCGCGATCGTCGTCAACCAAACGCCCGTGCTGCGGGGGATCAACGACGATCCGGCGGTGCTCGGGGAGCTGCTCGACAAGTTGAGTTGGGCGGGCGTGACGCCGTATTATTTCTTCGTCAATCGCCCCGTCGCCGGCAATTCGGACTTCGTCCTGCCGCTCGAGCGGGTGTACCGGATCGTCGAAGAGGCGAAGGCGCGCACGTCGGGGCTCGGCAAGCGGGTTCGTCTTTCGATGAGCCATACGTCCGGGAAGATCGAAATTCTCGCGATCGAAGGCGGGAAGGCGTACCTGAAATACCATCAATCGCGCGACGGCGCCTACGGAAAGTTTCTAACGCTCGATTGCCCGAGCGACGCGGCTTGGTTCGACGATCTGCCCGGCAACGAACGGTATTGGAAGCGGCCGGCCAAGCGCACGGACGCGGTCGTCTCGGTCAACGAGCTGCCGGATGTGCCTCGTCGGGCGGCGAAAATCGCAAAATAA
- a CDS encoding spore gernimation protein GerQ — protein sequence MNHATLAAHESLDLHETLNLKTLCLAKSKLMQGLVFDQELRALMQKDVEQSLKALADLQALYEKAPFRTPVPDIRPTPILDGR from the coding sequence ATGAATCATGCCACGTTGGCGGCGCACGAGTCGCTCGATCTCCATGAGACGCTGAATCTCAAGACGCTTTGTTTGGCGAAGTCGAAATTAATGCAAGGGCTTGTCTTCGACCAAGAGCTGCGAGCTTTGATGCAAAAGGACGTCGAACAAAGCCTGAAGGCGCTCGCCGACCTGCAGGCGCTATACGAGAAGGCGCCGTTCCGGACTCCCGTACCGGATATCCGGCCGACTCCGATCCTAGACGGAAGGTGA
- a CDS encoding spore coat protein, with the protein MNQDYLDPINALGMPELADMTFAMDFLVRAKDGVRNSAAALTEAASPEARALLRNQLREALALHQEITELMVRKRWFHPYELGEQYKLDQLSAKNTSMIGGMKLFRDDATRKGMFDRLPDEGLRGDQA; encoded by the coding sequence ATGAATCAAGATTATCTTGATCCGATCAACGCCCTCGGCATGCCGGAGCTGGCGGATATGACGTTCGCCATGGATTTCCTCGTCCGAGCGAAGGACGGCGTCCGCAATAGCGCCGCCGCTTTGACGGAAGCCGCTTCCCCGGAAGCGCGCGCGCTGCTGCGGAATCAGCTTCGCGAAGCGCTCGCGCTGCATCAAGAAATTACGGAATTGATGGTTCGCAAAAGATGGTTCCATCCGTACGAGCTCGGCGAGCAATACAAGCTGGATCAGCTGTCGGCGAAAAATACGTCGATGATCGGCGGCATGAAGCTGTTCCGGGACGACGCGACGAGAAAAGGGATGTTCGACCGCCTGCCGGACGAAGGTCTGAGAGGAGATCAAGCATGA